In Candidatus Manganitrophaceae bacterium, one DNA window encodes the following:
- the gmd gene encoding GDP-mannose 4,6-dehydratase, with protein MKKALITGITGQDGSYLAEFLLEKGYKVFGMVRRSSSENYERVEHIRDRLHFIQGDLTDQSSLDEAIKGIMPEEVYNLAAQSFVPTSWNQPVLTADVTGLGVTRILEAIRKHKPDARFYQASSSEMFGKVQETPQTERTPFYPRSPYGVAKVYGHWITVNYRESYNIFACSGILFNHESPRRGLEFVTRKVTNTVAKIKLGLAKELRMGNMDAKRDWGFAGDFVEAMWLMLQQDQPEDYVIATGQAHSVEELVEIAFDSVGLKAKDYITADPKFLRPAEVDFLIGNSEKARKKLKWVTRVPFEELILMMVQQDLRILKAR; from the coding sequence ATGAAAAAAGCACTGATTACCGGGATTACAGGGCAAGATGGTTCTTATCTCGCCGAATTCTTGTTGGAGAAGGGATATAAAGTTTTCGGAATGGTCCGACGATCCAGCTCTGAGAACTATGAGCGGGTAGAGCATATCCGCGACCGACTTCATTTCATCCAGGGGGATCTAACCGATCAATCTTCGCTGGATGAGGCGATTAAAGGGATTATGCCGGAAGAAGTGTATAATCTTGCTGCCCAGTCGTTTGTTCCCACATCCTGGAACCAGCCGGTTTTAACCGCCGACGTCACTGGTTTAGGCGTGACCCGTATTTTGGAGGCGATCCGGAAACATAAACCGGATGCGAGGTTTTACCAGGCCTCCTCTTCCGAAATGTTTGGGAAAGTTCAAGAGACCCCCCAGACGGAGAGAACTCCTTTTTATCCACGAAGTCCTTATGGCGTTGCAAAGGTCTATGGCCATTGGATTACGGTTAACTATCGCGAAAGTTATAACATTTTTGCCTGCTCAGGTATTCTCTTCAACCACGAATCCCCTCGCCGGGGCCTGGAATTCGTTACCCGAAAGGTAACGAATACAGTGGCTAAAATCAAACTGGGACTTGCAAAAGAACTTCGGATGGGCAATATGGATGCCAAGCGCGACTGGGGGTTTGCCGGAGATTTTGTCGAAGCCATGTGGTTGATGCTTCAACAGGATCAGCCGGAAGATTATGTGATTGCTACCGGCCAGGCACATTCCGTGGAGGAATTAGTCGAAATTGCATTCGATAGCGTAGGATTGAAAGCGAAGGATTATATTACTGCAGATCCGAAATTTTTAAGACCGGCAGAGGTCGATTTTTTAATTGGCAATTCAGAGAAAGCGAGGAAAAAATTGAAGTGGGTCACACGTGTTCCTTTTGAAGAACTCATTTTAATGATGGTCCAACAGGATCTTCGTATTCTCAAAGCAAGATAA
- a CDS encoding ABC transporter permease, producing MDLVKPLLNFLRRIIQNRYMIQSLVVRDIRARYVGSLLGIFWSVIHPLSQLSIYYFVFSVILKVKLGPEYGGTHFSIWLIVGLLPWMFFSEVVMRAPGAVLEQANLIKKTIFPSEILPFSHLAAAMVNHFIAVAILLILIGIFDIGLSFRAILIVPYLISIGIFAMGISWILSAFNVFFRDIGQVIGVFINIWFYFTPIIYPKNLIPDRFQELLKLNPMLHAVDGYRLALLGQKDPNPLGLVYLFTIGLCCFAIGGLVFKKLKPAFADVL from the coding sequence TTGGATCTCGTTAAACCGCTTTTAAACTTCCTTCGAAGAATTATTCAAAATCGTTATATGATCCAGAGTCTCGTTGTTCGGGATATCCGGGCTCGATATGTTGGATCCCTTCTAGGTATTTTCTGGTCTGTGATCCATCCTTTATCTCAGCTGTCGATTTATTATTTTGTCTTTTCTGTAATTTTAAAAGTAAAACTGGGCCCTGAATATGGTGGAACCCATTTCTCCATTTGGCTAATAGTGGGATTACTTCCTTGGATGTTCTTTTCTGAGGTCGTTATGCGGGCCCCTGGCGCGGTTTTAGAGCAGGCTAATTTGATTAAGAAGACCATTTTTCCTTCTGAAATTCTACCCTTTAGTCATCTCGCTGCAGCCATGGTAAATCATTTTATAGCAGTAGCGATCCTTTTAATTCTTATTGGTATTTTTGATATAGGGCTTTCATTTAGAGCGATTCTAATCGTGCCTTACCTTATCTCCATTGGGATATTTGCCATGGGCATTTCATGGATTTTATCCGCCTTTAATGTCTTTTTCAGAGATATCGGTCAGGTTATCGGGGTTTTTATTAACATCTGGTTTTATTTTACTCCCATTATTTATCCGAAAAATCTTATCCCAGACAGATTTCAAGAATTGCTCAAGTTGAACCCGATGCTTCACGCGGTAGACGGTTATCGCTTGGCCCTGTTGGGGCAGAAAGATCCCAATCCACTCGGCTTGGTATACCTCTTCACTATTGGCTTGTGTTGCTTTGCAATTGGGGGTCTGGTATTTAAAAAGTTAAAACCGGCCTTTGCGGATGTCCTCTAA
- the rfbB gene encoding dTDP-glucose 4,6-dehydratase, whose protein sequence is MKILVTGGAGFIGSNFVRYFLEQNLSVSIINLDKLTYAGNLESLGDLEANPRHRFVRGDITDPVLVNSLAQEVEAIIHFAAETHVDRSIVNADEFIRTNVYGTYILLEASRKYCHHRFVHVSTDEVYGSRLEGFFKEEDPLSPTSPYSASKASSDLLVSSYYKTYGLPTLITRCSNNFGPYQFPEKLIPLMITNALEDRPLPIYGDGFYVRDWLYVLDHCEAIDRVFHHGLPGETYNIGGQGDKKNIEVVHFILDVLKKPKSLIQYVKDRPGHDRRYAIDPGKLENELGWKPAHLFDKSLEETIHWYVTRTDWWKRVKSGEYLKMYEKIYGVSL, encoded by the coding sequence ATGAAGATTTTGGTGACAGGCGGAGCCGGATTCATCGGGAGTAACTTCGTCCGATATTTTCTTGAACAGAACCTCTCTGTTTCGATTATTAATCTTGATAAACTTACTTACGCAGGTAACTTGGAGAGTCTCGGTGATCTAGAGGCAAATCCACGGCATCGGTTTGTACGCGGCGACATTACGGACCCTGTTTTGGTAAACAGCTTGGCTCAGGAGGTTGAAGCCATCATCCACTTTGCTGCGGAGACTCATGTCGATCGTTCCATCGTTAATGCCGATGAATTTATCCGTACCAATGTCTATGGGACTTATATCCTTCTCGAGGCCTCGCGGAAATATTGCCATCACAGGTTTGTCCATGTTTCGACCGACGAAGTATATGGAAGCAGACTCGAAGGATTTTTTAAAGAAGAAGATCCGCTCTCGCCAACGAGCCCCTACTCGGCGAGCAAAGCCAGCTCCGATCTCTTGGTTTCCTCTTATTATAAAACCTATGGTCTCCCAACACTCATCACTCGATGCTCGAATAACTTTGGTCCATATCAATTTCCTGAGAAGTTAATTCCGCTGATGATTACGAACGCTCTGGAAGACCGACCGCTTCCGATCTACGGCGATGGCTTCTATGTGCGCGATTGGCTTTATGTTCTGGACCACTGTGAAGCGATTGACCGTGTTTTTCACCACGGTCTCCCCGGAGAGACTTATAATATTGGTGGGCAGGGTGATAAGAAAAACATCGAAGTGGTGCACTTTATCTTGGACGTTCTTAAGAAACCCAAATCTCTGATCCAATATGTCAAAGATAGACCGGGACACGACCGAAGGTATGCGATCGACCCTGGCAAGCTGGAAAATGAACTTGGCTGGAAGCCAGCTCATCTCTTTGATAAAAGCCTGGAAGAGACAATCCATTGGTATGTGACTCGGACTGATTGGTGGAAGCGGGTCAAATCAGGTGAGTATCTCAAAATGTATGAGAAGATCTATGGTGTTTCGCTATGA
- a CDS encoding phosphomannomutase/phosphoglucomutase: MSIFREYDIRGIYGTALTEAVAEGIGKAFGTLIRRSGGKKISLGYDIRLSSPSLREALLTGLLSTGLHVVDIGACPTPVLYFSLFELDIDGGAMITASHNPAEFNGFKLCRGKGTLFGAEIQQVRTMMERRDFDQGEGELTFERDFLSRYLQYFVKHFGSFRSKKVVIDCGNAAAALIAPQIFKELGCEMIPLYCEPDGRFPNHHPDPTVPENVADLIAVVRKEGADVGLAFDGDADRLGAVDEKGEIIWGDKLTLLFASTILRDHPGASIISEVKASQILYDEVTRLGGNAIMWKTGHSLIKSKMKETGALLAGEMSGHLFFADRYFGYDDAIYAGCRLVEILVKENRPLSSFFTDLPSTFVTPEIRVDCADDQKFSIVEKCRDYFSKKYKTVDIDGIRILFDDGWGLIRASNTQPALVLRFEASSLQRLEEMQRYVSGVLRKIR, translated from the coding sequence ATGTCGATCTTCAGAGAATACGACATCCGAGGAATTTATGGCACGGCGTTAACCGAAGCGGTCGCCGAGGGGATCGGAAAGGCGTTCGGGACGCTGATCCGACGCTCCGGCGGAAAGAAAATTTCGCTCGGTTATGACATTCGCCTCAGCAGTCCGTCGCTTCGAGAAGCCCTTTTGACCGGCCTTCTCTCCACCGGTCTTCATGTCGTCGATATCGGCGCCTGCCCCACACCGGTCCTCTACTTCTCCCTTTTCGAGCTCGATATCGACGGCGGGGCGATGATCACCGCCAGCCACAATCCGGCCGAATTTAATGGGTTCAAGCTCTGCCGCGGAAAGGGAACCCTCTTCGGCGCCGAAATCCAGCAGGTCCGGACGATGATGGAGCGGCGCGATTTTGACCAAGGGGAGGGGGAGCTCACCTTCGAACGTGATTTCCTCTCGCGCTATTTACAGTATTTCGTCAAACATTTTGGCTCTTTTCGATCGAAGAAGGTCGTTATCGACTGCGGAAATGCCGCCGCTGCCCTGATTGCCCCCCAGATTTTCAAAGAACTCGGCTGCGAAATGATCCCGCTCTACTGCGAGCCGGATGGCCGGTTTCCAAACCATCACCCCGACCCGACCGTCCCGGAGAATGTCGCCGACCTGATTGCGGTGGTGCGGAAAGAGGGGGCCGATGTCGGCTTGGCTTTCGACGGCGATGCCGATCGGCTCGGCGCGGTCGATGAGAAAGGGGAGATCATTTGGGGGGACAAGTTGACCCTCCTTTTCGCCTCGACGATTTTAAGGGACCATCCCGGCGCGTCGATTATCTCGGAGGTGAAGGCCTCCCAAATTCTGTATGATGAGGTGACCCGGTTGGGCGGCAATGCCATCATGTGGAAGACCGGTCACTCCCTCATCAAGTCCAAGATGAAGGAGACCGGCGCGCTGCTCGCCGGAGAGATGAGCGGGCATCTCTTTTTCGCCGATCGCTACTTCGGCTATGATGATGCGATTTACGCCGGCTGCCGGTTGGTCGAAATTCTGGTCAAGGAGAATCGCCCCTTGTCGTCTTTCTTCACCGACCTCCCGAGCACCTTCGTAACGCCAGAAATTCGGGTCGATTGTGCCGATGACCAGAAATTTAGTATTGTTGAAAAATGCCGGGACTATTTCTCAAAGAAATATAAAACGGTCGATATCGACGGGATACGAATTTTGTTTGATGATGGATGGGGATTGATCCGCGCTTCGAACACGCAGCCCGCGTTGGTGCTGCGCTTTGAGGCAAGCTCACTTCAGCGGTTGGAAGAGATGCAACGCTATGTGAGCGGGGTCTTACGGAAAATCCGTTAA
- a CDS encoding ABC transporter ATP-binding protein, with translation MNAIEVNHLTKIYRLYRSPKDRIKEMFHFNGKKYHREFYALNDISFNIEKGQTVGIIGQNGSGKSTLLQMICGVLQPTNGSVKVNGRVAALLELGAGFNPEFTGRENVYMNGALMGLNRQEMDQRFPAIEDFAEIGEFIDQPVKVYSSGMFVRLAFAAAINVDPDILIIDEALAVGDVVFQHRCMRKIKDLQKNNISILFVSHDTGAIKTLCSSAMLIDQGKLICHSDPGSVVNIYHARVANSYRSEQVSLDHTEEFPTQAVSSNLLFKEDSSFDERVKLFRHGSGEVKIKNVEILDEKLDPIDSINFYQRILLRVHILYSQDVNFSILGFIFRDKNGTDVIGTNTFEENKSLPARKTGETLVVDFIQNIPLTPGTYSVTVALAYDDSLPRYFDWVDTATIIQVLPPKYKKIQSKVWVPVDIVIHS, from the coding sequence ATGAATGCGATTGAGGTTAACCATTTAACTAAAATTTACCGTTTATATCGCTCTCCTAAAGATCGTATAAAGGAGATGTTTCACTTCAACGGCAAAAAATATCACCGAGAGTTCTATGCGTTGAATGATATCTCCTTTAATATTGAAAAAGGGCAGACGGTTGGGATTATCGGACAAAATGGGAGCGGGAAGAGCACACTGCTCCAGATGATTTGTGGAGTGCTCCAGCCTACCAACGGATCAGTGAAGGTGAATGGCCGTGTTGCAGCCTTGCTTGAACTCGGAGCGGGATTTAACCCGGAATTTACGGGGCGAGAGAACGTATATATGAATGGAGCTCTAATGGGGCTGAATCGGCAAGAGATGGATCAGCGATTTCCTGCAATAGAGGACTTTGCCGAAATAGGAGAGTTTATTGATCAACCGGTAAAAGTTTATTCGAGCGGAATGTTTGTGCGGTTGGCTTTCGCTGCTGCTATTAATGTTGATCCCGATATCTTAATAATAGATGAAGCCCTGGCCGTTGGAGATGTGGTTTTTCAGCACCGATGTATGAGGAAAATAAAAGATCTTCAAAAAAATAATATATCAATTCTTTTTGTTAGCCATGATACAGGAGCAATTAAAACACTCTGTTCTTCCGCAATGCTAATAGATCAAGGTAAACTGATTTGCCATTCCGACCCAGGATCTGTTGTAAATATTTATCATGCACGAGTTGCAAATAGTTATCGGAGTGAGCAAGTCTCTCTTGATCATACGGAAGAGTTTCCGACGCAAGCAGTATCATCTAATTTGTTGTTTAAAGAGGATTCCTCTTTTGATGAAAGGGTAAAACTTTTTCGACATGGCAGCGGTGAGGTAAAAATTAAGAATGTTGAAATCCTTGATGAGAAGTTAGATCCTATAGATTCTATTAATTTCTACCAAAGAATACTCCTAAGAGTTCATATCCTCTATTCTCAGGATGTGAATTTTTCTATTCTTGGATTTATTTTTAGAGATAAAAATGGGACGGACGTCATCGGGACTAATACTTTTGAAGAAAATAAGTCGCTTCCTGCCAGAAAAACTGGCGAGACACTTGTTGTCGATTTTATCCAGAATATTCCATTAACACCAGGAACGTATAGTGTTACGGTAGCACTTGCATATGACGACAGCTTGCCCAGGTATTTTGATTGGGTAGATACTGCAACCATCATCCAGGTTCTCCCACCAAAGTATAAGAAAATTCAATCTAAAGTTTGGGTTCCGGTAGATATTGTAATTCATTCATGA
- the rfbD gene encoding dTDP-4-dehydrorhamnose reductase has translation MKVLISGAGGMLARAFLNKIPTGWEVWAAGKNELDITNEQEVRNAVGKFSPKIILNCAAFTRVDECEEKRDFAFAVNCRGAGYLAEAAHQWGAYLVHFSTDYIFDGTGQTPYYEDSPANPLSVYGVSKWEGECLVRKYLQNYLLIRTQWLYGQGGNHFVKTILKLAEKQSVLKVVDDQIGSPTWTEDLSEATLRLIEKRATGEYHLVNEGHCSWYQFSTRIVEEAGLSTKVIPCSTKEFPRPARRPAYSVLSTNKAKSELGWELPNWETALKRFMRAV, from the coding sequence ATGAAGGTTCTTATCTCCGGGGCCGGTGGAATGTTGGCCCGGGCGTTCTTAAATAAAATACCGACTGGATGGGAGGTCTGGGCCGCGGGTAAGAATGAGTTGGATATTACAAACGAACAAGAGGTAAGGAATGCAGTTGGAAAGTTCAGTCCCAAGATCATTCTCAACTGCGCTGCATTCACACGTGTCGATGAATGTGAAGAGAAAAGAGATTTTGCGTTTGCGGTGAATTGCCGTGGCGCCGGATATCTAGCCGAAGCGGCGCATCAATGGGGGGCCTATCTGGTCCACTTCAGCACGGATTACATCTTTGACGGCACTGGACAGACACCCTATTATGAGGATAGTCCGGCGAATCCTTTGAGTGTCTATGGTGTTTCAAAATGGGAAGGAGAGTGCCTCGTCCGGAAGTATCTTCAAAATTATCTTTTGATCCGAACACAGTGGCTTTATGGGCAGGGCGGAAATCATTTTGTAAAAACGATTTTAAAATTAGCCGAGAAGCAAAGTGTCTTAAAGGTGGTGGATGATCAGATCGGCTCGCCGACCTGGACGGAAGATCTTTCTGAAGCGACTCTAAGGTTAATTGAGAAGAGAGCGACAGGAGAGTACCACCTTGTAAATGAAGGCCATTGCAGCTGGTACCAGTTCTCAACCCGCATTGTCGAAGAGGCAGGCCTTTCAACCAAGGTGATTCCTTGTTCGACTAAAGAATTCCCTCGGCCTGCCAGACGTCCGGCCTATTCCGTTCTTTCTACTAACAAGGCAAAGTCGGAGCTAGGATGGGAACTTCCAAATTGGGAGACTGCGCTAAAAAGATTTATGAGAGCGGTATAG
- a CDS encoding glucose-1-phosphate thymidylyltransferase — protein sequence MKALITAGGRGTRLRPITHTSNKHLIPIANKPMIHYALEAVTAAGIREIGIVVNPETEEELRVALGYKGPSGAKISYITQEAPSGLAHVVKISQDFIKKDSFVFYLGDNVIIGGINHFVKAFSETKTNCHLVLSKVKDPQRFGVPELKNGRIIGIEEKPKRPKSPYAVTGIYIYDQNIFEAVNKIKPSKRGELEISDAHQYLIESGFGVSYSEITGWWKDTGQPEDLLEANRFVLDQMIESPNGLLIDGEVDSKSELRGKVIVEKGAKVIQSQIRGPAIIGKGTRIENSYIGPYTSIYHDCIIKHSELEYSIVLERCQITDVDVRIEKSLLGKEVELFRGTAKPRTQKFIIGDQSRIELS from the coding sequence ATGAAAGCGCTCATCACGGCAGGCGGCAGAGGTACGCGCCTTCGGCCTATTACCCATACAAGCAATAAACATCTCATCCCTATTGCAAATAAACCGATGATTCATTATGCCCTCGAAGCGGTAACGGCTGCTGGAATTCGAGAGATAGGAATTGTTGTCAACCCCGAAACAGAGGAAGAATTACGGGTGGCTCTCGGATATAAGGGACCGTCGGGAGCGAAGATCAGCTACATTACCCAAGAAGCACCGTCCGGGTTGGCCCATGTGGTAAAAATTTCGCAAGATTTCATCAAGAAGGATTCGTTTGTTTTTTATCTGGGCGACAACGTCATTATTGGCGGAATCAATCATTTTGTAAAAGCCTTTTCAGAAACCAAGACCAATTGCCATCTGGTTCTCTCCAAAGTGAAAGACCCGCAGCGATTTGGCGTCCCTGAATTGAAGAATGGCCGGATTATCGGAATTGAAGAAAAACCAAAGCGGCCGAAAAGTCCCTATGCCGTCACGGGTATTTACATCTATGATCAGAATATTTTTGAAGCAGTCAATAAGATTAAGCCAAGTAAACGAGGAGAGCTTGAGATCAGCGATGCACACCAGTATTTGATTGAGAGCGGCTTCGGCGTCAGCTATTCAGAGATCACCGGTTGGTGGAAGGACACAGGACAGCCTGAGGATCTCCTTGAAGCAAATCGGTTTGTGCTGGATCAAATGATAGAAAGTCCAAACGGATTGCTAATTGATGGAGAGGTGGATTCCAAAAGTGAGTTACGGGGGAAAGTGATTGTTGAGAAGGGTGCAAAGGTCATTCAGAGCCAGATTCGGGGTCCCGCTATTATCGGTAAAGGAACCCGAATTGAAAATAGCTATATCGGCCCATATACTTCAATATATCACGACTGTATCATTAAGCATAGCGAGCTGGAATACAGTATTGTTTTGGAGCGATGTCAAATTACAGACGTAGACGTTCGGATTGAGAAGAGTCTTCTCGGAAAAGAGGTCGAACTTTTTCGAGGAACGGCCAAGCCGCGGACCCAGAAATTTATCATCGGTGATCAAAGCCGGATTGAACTAAGCTAG
- a CDS encoding dTDP-4-dehydrorhamnose 3,5-epimerase family protein, with translation MFKKGKINGVEIRPLKKYVDERGWLSELFREDDVEKSIMPVMSYISLTRPEVTRGPHEHVDQTDYFCFIGPSNFKVTLWDNRERSSTYQSKMQFVVGEDAPTVVIVPEGVVHSYQNVGGKDGIVINCPNRLFMGRGKKEAIDEIRHEDDPNSPFVIDLRPVH, from the coding sequence ATGTTTAAAAAAGGAAAAATTAACGGTGTGGAAATTCGCCCCCTGAAGAAATATGTTGATGAGCGAGGATGGCTCTCTGAGCTCTTTCGGGAAGATGACGTCGAAAAATCGATTATGCCGGTTATGTCATACATCTCTCTCACTCGACCCGAAGTGACGCGCGGACCTCATGAGCATGTTGATCAAACCGATTATTTCTGCTTCATCGGTCCGTCTAATTTCAAAGTAACTCTTTGGGATAATCGCGAGAGAAGTTCAACTTACCAAAGTAAGATGCAATTCGTCGTCGGCGAGGATGCCCCGACAGTGGTGATCGTTCCGGAAGGGGTGGTTCACTCTTACCAAAATGTGGGCGGAAAAGATGGGATTGTCATCAATTGTCCGAACAGGCTTTTTATGGGCCGAGGGAAGAAAGAGGCTATTGATGAGATTCGGCATGAGGATGATCCGAATTCCCCTTTTGTGATTGATCTTCGTCCAGTGCATTAA